A stretch of the Danio rerio strain Tuebingen ecotype United States chromosome 18, GRCz12tu, whole genome shotgun sequence genome encodes the following:
- the lysmd2 gene encoding lysM and putative peptidoglycan-binding domain-containing protein 2 (The RefSeq protein has 1 substitution compared to this genomic sequence): protein MAEFSPVLPPLRDDGGGGRYGQPLFPRSRSGSESDSELSQSLARTKTRSYGSTASVTAPLGEKYIEHRVTDGETLQGIALKYGVTMEQIKRVNKLFSNDCIFLRNTLSIPVKSEKRSLFNGLSLESPDSEGNTPQESPCVSQDVDAPSPPPEPSVPEPNTRPVQAEELSAKDYLHRLDLQIKQSKLAARKLKEDGGREEDDTNSYQEI from the exons ATGGCGGAGTTTTCTCCGGTGCTGCCTCCGTTGCGGGATGATGGAGGAGGGGGACGGTATGGACAGCCGCTATTCCCCAGATCCCGGTCCGGTTCGGAGTCCGACAGTGAATTGTCGCAGAGTTTGGCCCGTACGAAAACGCGCTCGTACGGCAGCACCGCGAGCGTCACCGCGCCTTTAGGAGAGAAATACATAGAGCATCGCGTAACGGACGGGGAGACACTACAAGGAATAGCACTCAAATATGGTGTTACG ATGGAGCAAATCAAAAGAGTCAATAAATTATTCAGCAATGACTGCATATTCCTGCGAAACACGCTCAGTATTCCAGTTAAGTCAGAAAAACGCTCTCTCTTTAACGGACTGTCTCTGGAATCGCCCGACAGTGAGGGAAACACACCTCAGGAGTCGCCGTGTGTGAGTCAGGATGTGGACGCTCCATCGCCCCCACCAGAACCATCCGTCCCGGAGCCCAACACCCGGCCTGTGCAGGCGGAGGAGCTGTCCGCTAAAGACTACTTACACCGGCTGGACTTGCAGATCAAACAGTCCAAGCAAGCCGCCCGCAAACTGAAAGAGGATGGTGGGAG aGAGGAAGATGACACAAACTCATATCAGGAGATCTGA